One Leptidea sinapis chromosome 38, ilLepSina1.1, whole genome shotgun sequence DNA window includes the following coding sequences:
- the LOC126975939 gene encoding transmembrane 9 superfamily member 3 encodes MKYIYILVFLFASAYCDEHNHMYNKGDQVVLWMNTVGPYHNRQETYAYFSLPFCVGTKVTIGHYHETLSEALQGVELEFSGLDITYQNNVPAQQFCAIELDEQSYKALVYAVKNHYWYQMYVDDLPIWGIVGEIDGDSYYIWTHKKFDIGYNGNRIVEVNLTAENKEKLTLGAKIPFTYEVNWKPSNIRFEDRFDKYLDPNFFQHRIHWFSIFNSFMMVIFLVGLVSMILMRTLRKDYARYSKDDDLDDLEKDLGDEYGWKQVHGDVFRPVPHLAMFSALIGAGYQLTVVTLAVIIFTIFGELYTERGSLLSTAIYIYAATSPINGYFGGSLYARMGGRLWIKQMMLSAFLLPVLVCGTAFFINFIAMYYHASRAIPFGSMITVMSICTFVILPLTLVGTVLGRNLAGQSDYPCRINAVPRPIPEKKWFMEPFIIIIIGGILPFGSIFIEMYFIFTSFWAYKIYYVYGFMLLVFLILMIVTVCVTIVCTYFLLNAEDYRWQWTSFLSAGSTALYVYLYSFYYFLFKTKMYGLFQTTFYFGYMALFSLALGIICGTVGYMGTSLFVRKIYSTVKID; translated from the coding sequence atgaaatatatctatattttagtatttttgtttgcTTCAGCTTATTGTGATGAACATAACCACATGTACAATAAAGGAGATCAGGTCGTGCTATGGATGAATACTGTTGGTCCGTATCACAATCGACAAGAAACTTATGCCTATTTTTCATTACCATTTTGTGTTGGCACAAAAGTAACCATTGGTCACTACCATGAAACGCTTTCCGAAGCCCTTCAAGGAGTTGAGTTGGAGTTCAGTGGACTTGATATTACCTATCAAAATAATGTTCCAGCGCAGCAGTTTTGTGCAATCGAACTCGACGAGCAGTCGTACAAGGCTCTTGTATACGCAGTGAAAAATCATTATTGGTACCAAATGTACGTCGATGATCTACCTATATGGGGTATTGTTGGCGAAATCGATGGCGATAGTTATTATATCTGGACACACAAGAAATTTGATATAGGCTACAACGGAAATAGAATCGTCGAAGTTAATCTCACAGCAGAAAATAAAGAGAAGCTGACATTAGGTGCAAAAATCCCTTTCACCTATGAAGTAAATTGGAAGCCAAGTAACATACGTTTTGAGGATCGCTTTGATAAGTATTTAGATCCAAACTTTTTCCAACACAGGATTCACTGGTTCAGTATATTCAATAGTTTTATGATGGTTATTTTCTTAGTTGGTTTAGtttcaatgattttaatgaGAACACTAAGAAAAGATTATGCTAGGTATTCAAAGGATGATGACTTAGATGATTTAGAGAAAGATTTaggtgatgaatatggatggaAACAAGTACATGGTGATGTTTTCAGACCTGTTCCTCATTTAGCAATGTTTTCTGCCCTGATTGGAGCAGGGTATCAATTAACTGTAGTTACTTTAGCTGTTATCATCTTCACAATATTTGGTGAGCTATATACAGAAAGGGGCTCCTTACTATCTACggcaatatatatttatgcagCTACATCGCCTATCAATGGATATTTCGGAGGGTCCTTATACGCCAGGATGGGAGGGAGACTTTGGATAAAGCAAATGATGCTATCAGCATTCCTTTTACCAGTATTGGTATGTGGCACTGCTTTCTTTATCAATTTCATTGCAATGTACTACCATGCATCAAGAGCAATTCCATTTGGCAGCATGATTACTGTTATGTCTATTTGCACCTTTGTTATTTTGCCTTTGACTTTAGTTGGTACGGTTCTAGGACGCAATCTAGCAGGACAATCAGACTACCCCTGTAGGATTAATGCAGTTCCTAGACCTATTCCCGAGAAGAAATGGTTCATGGAGCCCttcattatcattataattGGAGGCATTTTACCTTTTGGATCCATTTTTATTGAGATGTATTTCATATTTACTTCATTTTGGGCGTACAagatttattatgtttatggGTTCATGCTGCTTGTTTTTCTCATATTGATGATTGTTACTGTGTGCGTTACCATTGTGTGcacttactttttattaaatgctGAGGATTACCGCTGGCAATGGACAAGCTTTCTCTCAGCTGGAAGTACTGCTctctatgtatatttatattcattttactatttcctatttaaaacaaaaatgtatggTTTGTTTCAAACAACATTCTATTTTGGTTATATGGCCTTATTTAGTCTTGCTCTTGGTATAATCTGTGGAACTGTCGGCTATATGGGAACTAGTTTGTTCGTTCGGAAAATCTATTCAACTGTTAAAATAGATTGA